A section of the Telopea speciosissima isolate NSW1024214 ecotype Mountain lineage chromosome 3, Tspe_v1, whole genome shotgun sequence genome encodes:
- the LOC122655083 gene encoding ethylene-responsive transcription factor ERF017-like — protein MVKPSASIDKTAAERNDSSSRYKGVRKRKWGKWVSEIRLPNSRERIWLGSFDTPEKAARAFDAALFCLRGRNAKFNFPDNPPQIDGAESLSPSQIQAVAARFAKDPHPQQLPENRHSLQSDYASPSSMSDGAVPAASDVSIDWSFFDLLTTFGSGEGVVSDFEGFSGIQDFSSQYFPPPQPNVSTATDTAIFNVVNDDDDAVDNGYGSHSLDSSFLWNF, from the coding sequence ATGGTGAAACCTTCGGCTTCCATCGACAAAACCGCAGCTGAGAGAAACGATTCTTCTTCTCGTTACAAGGGAGTAAGAAAGAGGAAATGGGGGAAATGGGTGTCAGAAATCAGATTACCCAATAGCAGGGAACGGATATGGCTGGGTTCCTTTGATACCCCTGAGAAAGCCGCTAGGGCTTTCGATGCTGCACTCTTCTGCTTGCGCGGTCGCAACGCCAAGTTCAATTTTCCCGACAACCCACCTCAGATCGACGGTGCTGAGtctctctcaccctctcaaATTCAAGCGGTAGCTGCCCGGTTCGCAAAAGACCCGCATCCTCAGCAGTTGCCGGAAAACCGTCACTCGTTACAATCTGACTATGCATCGCCGTCGTCAATGTCGGACGGTGCAGTACCAGCGGCGAGCGACGTGTCCATTGACTGGTCCTTCTTCGACTTGTTAACGACATTTGGATCGGGAGAAGGAGTAGTGTCGGACTTTGAGGGGTTCTCTGGGATTCAGGATTTCTCTAGCCAGTATTTTCCGCCACCACAACCCAATGTTTCTACTGCTACTGATACCGCCATTTTTAACGTTGTCAACGACGATGATGATGCGGTGGATAATGGCTATGGGTCCCATTCTCTGGAttcctcctttctttggaaTTTCTGA